In the Leptospira neocaledonica genome, GGACAAGGACCAAAGTAAAGTTATCCATTTGGAATTGAAAGGTGCAGGATATTTCAGAGCTGGAGACCTGGCTGTGGATTCTTCCATCGAAATCATGAACCCAGATCTACATATCGCAACTTTGAATGAAGATGCGAACCTTGTATTGGATCTGGAAATCCAAAGAGGAAGAGGATACGTTCCAGCAGAAGATAAGAAGAAGGATATAGAAGTTCTTGGAACTATCCCTATCGACTCTATCTTCTCTCCAGTTCAAAAAGTAATTTTCGAAATTTCCGAGACCCGTGTGGCTCAGAGATCCGATTATGAAAAACTGACTCTGGAAGTTTGGACAGACGGATCCATTTCTCCTGAGGATGCAGTCGCTCAAGCAGCTAAAATCCTAAAAGAACACCTTACAGTATTCATCAACTTCGAAGAAGAATTAGAGGAAGAAGAAGACGAGTTAGACGAAGCGGACGAGAAGTTGAAAGCTTCCCTTTCCAAACACGTGGAAGAGCTCGAACTTTCTGTACGTTCCCTAAACGTTCTTCGCAGTTTGGAAATCGACTTCGTTGGAGATCTAGTAAAAAGATCCGAAGAAGAGATGTCCAAATCCAAACATTATAGCGAGCAAGGTCTCGCAGAACTTAAGTCTAAACTTGCTGGTTTAGGACTTTCGTTCGGAATGAGAGATTTCTAACATGAACAAAAGAAATAAAGTAAAACATCTCAACCGCGAAAAAGGTCATAGAGACGCTTTGATCAATAACATGATCACTAGTCTTTTCAAGTACGAGAGAATTGAATCTACTCAAGCAAAATTGAAAGTGGTTCGTTCTCACGCTGAAAAGATCATCACCAGAGCGAAAAGAAATCTTGCGACTGATATCGCTCCTGCGGTTGCACTTCACAATAAACGTGAAGTTTTAAAAAGAGTAAAGGATCGTAATATCGTTACGAAACTTTTCGAAGATATCGCAGTTCGTTATGCAAATACTAACGGCGGATACACTAGAATTCTAAAAATGATCAACAGAGCTTCTGACAATTCCGAAGTAGGAATTTTAGAACTCACTAACAGAAAGGATCGTCCGACTCTTATCAAAGAAATCAAAGATAAGAGAGAGGCTATTTCCGACTCTAAAAAGGAAAAAGCGGCAGCACCTGCTCCGGCTAAAAAGGAAAAAGCTCCTAAAAAAGAAGCAGCTCCTAAAGCTAAAGCAGCTAAGAAGCCTGCGGCTCCAAAAAAAGCGGTTAAAAAAGCCGCTCCTAAGAAGAAAAAATAATATATACAATCCCCGAAGAGATGGGAGATATGTGGGCCCCGGTGTTGGAAACAGCATCGGGGTTTTTTCTTTTTAGAGGCAAAGGGGATAATCGTGATTTTAAAGATCTAAGTCGTGTGTTTGTTGTTTGCGTTTAAGATTTTTCAGAAACCTTTTGATTTCAAAAACTCGTCCAGCTTACCTACGAGTGCACTTTCTCCGTCTAATTCTTTTGCTTTTTCTAATACCGATCTTGCGTCTTTGAATTTATTCAAAAGTCTATAATTGTCTGAAAGATTTATTAGATTGGCTAAACGGTGAGGTTGAGTTTGCCTGACCTTCTCCGCTGCGTCTGCAGCACGTTGGAATTCCTTCATATGTTTATAACATAAGGATAATAAGAACCAGATATTATGGGATTCAGAATCCAAGTTCAGATATCGTTCCAACCATTTAGATGCTTTGGAAAATTCTTTTTTATCGTAATAGATCTGGCCAATTAGTCTCGCGGATTCTTTAAAATTTGGAGCCAAGTTCCAAGATAATTCTAGAAGTTCTAGGGCGATAGGTACTTCTTTTTTCGCTAAATGTTGTTTCGCTTGGTTGTACTTTGCTACTGCATCGTTATATTTGGGATGTTCCGGATCTATCAATTCTTTATAACCGATACGCATAAGAGAAAGGTCATCCGCAATTACCCCTACTCCGTGTAATTTGCCTGCAATCGTATCCAGATCTCCTTTGGAATCTTCTACGATACGAACGAATAGGTGCTCGTCCTCATTCATTCTCCAGTTGATTCCATCTGCACTGATATTGATATCGTCTCTTCCGTCTGAACCTAAGAATAGAACGTCGCCTGGTTGCAGATAAGATTCATGAATTTTAATATTCGCTCCGAACGGAGATCCTAATTTCCATGCAGAAAGTTCAGGAGCCAAGAAAGAAGATCGATCGTCTCTGAATAACACGGGCCAAGGATGTTCGGCGTTCAGTATGAGTATTTTTCCGGTCTTATCATGAATCAATCCGAAGATTGCGGAAGCCATCATGGTCCCGTCGAATGTTCTGAATATTTCATCCAGTTCTCTATGCGTTTGTAACATCCAGGTCTGTGGGTCTGCCTCTATGACCTTTCCATGGCTCGCGGAACGGGTGAGAATATTATTCACTGCAGTTCCGAGGACGATCGCTCCACCCGCTCCTTGGAGGGATTTTCCCATTGCATCTCCATTTAAGAAGAAGGTCCATTTTTCTCTCTCAGATCCGAACAGAAGATTTCCACTAATACAAATATCCCCGCCTAGTTCGGATTCTCTATTTTTGAAAGTGAACTTCTTCTTTTGTTCTATGTAAAAGATAGTGCTCACATCTTGGGAAGTATTCCAGTTTGTCATGAGCGGTTTACTCAAGAGAGAAGTGAGATAATAATCTCCGTCCTGCTGGACCTTCAGAGCTTGGATTTCTTCCATTCTCTTAGTGACTTCTATCGTTCTTTCGTCGACTTTTTGCTCTAATGTGTTCGCGTATTCTTCTTCTACCGCACCTATCTTGCGGAAGATCAGGATAACACTTCGGGTAATATATGATACAACCGCTAAAAATACTAACTTTAAGGATTGTTCCGATATAGATGCATATCCGGGAGAAATTACTTTAAGTTCATCCTCAGTGAATTCAACTCCTCTGAAGATTGTATTTAGGATCACGAGCCCTTG is a window encoding:
- a CDS encoding PP2C family protein-serine/threonine phosphatase, with the translated sequence MEEKKELITERIIASGPLTINRIRFGLAGLFLLSLAAAWTQSSAVQNAAYLLGTGSMLGYAFYNFYCYKKFGKIPPMVGKVSVLADIVVLSVVMFVASWTDRNMASGVIRQIILYAINMIFIVYSVLLLSPTVAKLSGIFSVVGQGLVILNTIFRGVEFTEDELKVISPGYASISEQSLKLVFLAVVSYITRSVILIFRKIGAVEEEYANTLEQKVDERTIEVTKRMEEIQALKVQQDGDYYLTSLLSKPLMTNWNTSQDVSTIFYIEQKKKFTFKNRESELGGDICISGNLLFGSEREKWTFFLNGDAMGKSLQGAGGAIVLGTAVNNILTRSASHGKVIEADPQTWMLQTHRELDEIFRTFDGTMMASAIFGLIHDKTGKILILNAEHPWPVLFRDDRSSFLAPELSAWKLGSPFGANIKIHESYLQPGDVLFLGSDGRDDINISADGINWRMNEDEHLFVRIVEDSKGDLDTIAGKLHGVGVIADDLSLMRIGYKELIDPEHPKYNDAVAKYNQAKQHLAKKEVPIALELLELSWNLAPNFKESARLIGQIYYDKKEFSKASKWLERYLNLDSESHNIWFLLSLCYKHMKEFQRAADAAEKVRQTQPHRLANLINLSDNYRLLNKFKDARSVLEKAKELDGESALVGKLDEFLKSKGF
- a CDS encoding DNA-directed RNA polymerase subunit alpha codes for the protein MSLKSLLKGFKRPKKIEFTTEANTPNYGKFVAEPFERGFATTIGNSLRRTLMSSIEGAAISALRIEGVNHEFSYIEGVAEDVTRIILNLKQVRIKYEPEDKDQSKVIHLELKGAGYFRAGDLAVDSSIEIMNPDLHIATLNEDANLVLDLEIQRGRGYVPAEDKKKDIEVLGTIPIDSIFSPVQKVIFEISETRVAQRSDYEKLTLEVWTDGSISPEDAVAQAAKILKEHLTVFINFEEELEEEEDELDEADEKLKASLSKHVEELELSVRSLNVLRSLEIDFVGDLVKRSEEEMSKSKHYSEQGLAELKSKLAGLGLSFGMRDF
- the rplQ gene encoding 50S ribosomal protein L17; protein product: MNKRNKVKHLNREKGHRDALINNMITSLFKYERIESTQAKLKVVRSHAEKIITRAKRNLATDIAPAVALHNKREVLKRVKDRNIVTKLFEDIAVRYANTNGGYTRILKMINRASDNSEVGILELTNRKDRPTLIKEIKDKREAISDSKKEKAAAPAPAKKEKAPKKEAAPKAKAAKKPAAPKKAVKKAAPKKKK